Proteins from one Epinephelus moara isolate mb chromosome 1, YSFRI_EMoa_1.0, whole genome shotgun sequence genomic window:
- the tradd gene encoding tumor necrosis factor receptor type 1-associated DEATH domain protein, with translation MADKNVDHGPWTGCAVIFLQSLCPGVNLLSLFKDREQGKFIVFKVIKLTLVDSAGGLAGYQILKVHDADPFLGVEVKFEDVAACQQFLESYSSGAMRQSLSQHACRLLALPQEFTVETQLKAGTHILDLYLDELELCLQHIHLSQPERLRDEEIDHLEEQLQNQALGPAPQPPPLAQEESPIPSNCFKFQNKVFEDRMLTAADVQSFSNGVGRQWKHVGRALGKSCRALKGLAIDNLAYEYEREGLYEQAYQLLNRFIQAEGRAAKLSRLVKALEDCKLTSLAENILDLQP, from the exons ATGGCAGACAAGAATGTGGATCATGGACCGTGGACAGGATGTGCCGTCATATTTCTGCAGTCACTCTGTCCTGGTGTCaacctgctctctctcttcAAAGACAGAGAACAGGGAAAGTTCATCGTTTTCAAAGTCATCAAGCTGACACTTGTAG ATTCTGCAGGAGGTCTGGCCGGTTATCAGATACTTAAAGTCCACGACGCCGACCCCTTTCTGGGGGTGGAGGTGAAGTTTGAGGATGTGGCAGCTTGTCAGCAGTTCCTTGAGAGCTACAGCTCTGGAGCGATGCGTCAGTCCCTCTCTCAACACGCCTGCCGGCTCCTTGCTCTTCCCCAGGAGTTCACAGTGGAAACTCAGCTCAAGGCAGGCACACACATTTTGGATCTCTATCTGGACGAGCTGGAGCTTTGCCTACAGCACATCCACCTGTCACAG CCGGAGCGTCTGCGCGATGAAGAGATCGATCATctggaggagcagctgcagaatCAGGCCCTCGGCCCTGCACCACAACCTCCTCCCCTCGCACAGGAGGAGTCTCCCATCCCCAGCAACTGCTTCAAGTTTCAGAATAAAGTGTTTG AGGACCGAATGCTGACAGCGGCAGATGTTCAGAGCTTTTCCAACGGAGTGGGCCGTCAGTGGAAGCATGTAGGGAGGGCCCTGGGGAAGAGCTGCCGTGCTCTGAAGGGTCTGGCTATAGACAACCTGGCCTACGAGTATGAGAGAGAAGGGCTGTATGAGCAAGCCTATCAGCTGCTCAACCGCTTCATCCAGGCGGAGGGGAGAGCGGCGAAGCTGAGCCGGCTGGTCAAAGCACTGGAGGACTGCAAACTCACCAGCCTGGCTGAAAATATTCTGGACTTACAGCCATGA